CTCCAAGTACAGCAGTTTGTACCTTCACAAAAATTAAGAAAGGAAATTTCATTATCATTTAATCACTAAACCGAGGGCtgcattatcattatcatttcaCAACAGTTCATGTCATTAACATTATAACATCATTATTAACTGAAGAAGACAAGTCAGACCATCATGCCAACAAACATTAATGCAGTTCATTTATCAGTTAATTAAATAAGAAATCAAACTATGACATTAACAGAAAATTACCTTGGATCTAACACCACTGCTATCAGCAGTATCTTGTTCAAATCTTCAAGCCTCCCCCAATATTTGTTGAACTTCTTTTTCATTGAATTCCCAATGTTCACCATCAATGCATCATCACCTTGTAAAGACATAAATAAATCCACAATTAGAACTCACAGAAAATTGACAAGTGaataacaaaaaaacaaaaaaaacaaattgaaaacaGCAATGTTCTTTACCTTTGATACACTTGTCCAGCTCTCCAATGATGGTACACATCCAAAGCAATGGCTGGTTTGCTGTCACAACACTTGTCCCACTAAACTTGAGCGTTGCATCGTAAAATATCTTCAAGAACTTGACCAGCCTTGCAGCCTTctcccaatcaagtccaatcGGAGGTCCATCTCTCTTCTTCCCACCAACTCTCTCATTGAAATAGGATTCAAACTGTGAATCCTTATCCTTCAACCTAAGAAAGGCTTTCCGGTATTTTATTGCTATGTCTAGCATAAAGTACGTCAAGTTCCATCTAGTGCAGACATCTAAAGGCACTATCCCACCCTTGTGGTCGACTTTTTCTTGAGCTGCACACTTACGGAATTTTTCCAGCCTAGCAGGACTTGACCTAATATACTTGACACAATTTCTGATCCCCTCTATTGAGGAATCCAGCTCCTGCATTCCATCCTTAACAATTAAGTTAAGGATGTGGCAGCAGCATCTCATATGCAGAAATTCCCCACATAAAACCAACTCTCTCTAATTCCCTATCTTTTCTCTCATGTAATCTAAAGCCACTTGATTAGGAGATGCATTATCCACGACAATTGTAAATACTTTCTCTATTCCCCACCCAATTAAACAGGTCTCAACTAGCTGCCCTATTGTCTTGCCCCTATGGTTCAGTATCACAGAGAAATTAAGGATTCGTTTGTGCAGAACCCAATCATCATCAATGAAGTGGGTTGTGAGAACCACGTAGTTGATATTTTCGACCGAAGTCCAAGTATCAGTGGTTAGGGACACTCTCTGACCATAGGTGGCTAAGATATTTTTAATCCTAGTCCTCTCCGATTGATAGAGATCCCAGATCTCTCTAGCAATGGTCCTGCGGGATAGTTGCTTAAACTGTGGCTGAAGTGTTTTCATGAAATCAATAAATCCCTGCCCCTCAACAAAGCTAAAGGGCAGTTCATCCCTAATGACCATCCTAGCACAAGCTAACCTAGACACATCCTGATCAAAAGACCTTGCAACTAGCTTTCCCCCAACTTCCCCAGACTCAAACACTAAGTTTTTCTGCTTTTTGGCTGGAAGGTAAAGTGGGCATTTCTTACACTGATAGAGCATGTGATTTCTCATTGAGCTTGTGCCGTTGGACTTGGAGTGCACCAGGTAAGTCTGCGAGCAGTAGTTGCATTTCGGCTTCAGCTTCAACATCTTTGTACCATCAGGGTTCAGCAGCTTTGTGAAGTGATCCCATGCCACACTTTTGTTCTTTCTCTTCGAAGCAGACAGAATTTCAACCTCCGATGTAGCACTAGGTGTTGTACAGGTgttgcagcagcagcagtaggAGAAGGCTGAACTGGAAGGCTTAAAGTGGATGCAGCAACACTAGTTCCAATGCTAGAATCCATACCAGTTCCAACGGTAAAACCTCCACTATGTTCTTCCATCATCTGCATTATgaaaaaaattccattaataaACACATACCATTAGAATGAAACCtagtcaacaaaatttatagCCAAAAACCCACGGTTTATCACATATCACAGAATCACAGTTTATCATAGTTTATCATTAACAGTGAGATCATAGATCATTGAGATCACAGTTTATCTTAAACTTTATAAACCCACAGTTTTATCTTAAACATTATAAAACCCACAGTTTGTTACAGATCAGTGAGATCACAGTTTATCACAGAATCACAGAACCAAATATAATTAACAAAACCAGTATCACAGTTTAGCACACAATCACAGATCATACAACCCTATTAACAAAACCCCtaattcaaaaattcaaaacccacAACGTTTGTTCAAAATCCCTACATCAGAACCTTGTTTGAAATCCCAAACATTAGAACGCCAAACATTAACAATCAAAACATGAAAACACACACAACATTGTTCAAAATCCCCACATCAGAACCCTAAGTCCCTAAGATCAAGacacaaaatcaaaaaaattaaaatgaaaagagagagaggacgaCCTGATTAGGAAGAGTGAAATCGCGAGAGCGAGATCCGACAGGTTTTGGGCTTTAGGGCAAACGCAACAAGTGATTGAGAGAGAGGTGGTTAGGGTTTTttgagagagtctgagagagtGTTTGAGAGAAAGAGGCAGAAATGAGGTAGCTCGATTAGCtctttagggttttcaataggTTGTATGATTTGGTGAGGTTTAGCCTACTCAAAAATTGTGTTCCACACCAATAATATGAAGACAagtataaaaaatatatataaaaaataattaaaatataatTGTATATTTCGGTTCGGTCCGGTTTAAACCGGTCGGTTCAAGAATGCAAACCGAGGCCGACCCGGTTCACATCCGGTCCGATCGGTTTCCAGCCTCAATTCGGTTTTCCGCCCAGCCCTAGGAATGCCAACACTCATTACGTACAAAGTCttgtacttatatatatatataattgaatcTTGAACAAGTATATTGATGATATCACATAGATTTAAATGATGAAAGCCGGTCTCTAGCTTGGCATGTGTAAGGATTAGAATATATGCTTATAATCAAATCCTTTTAATTAGAAGGCTAGCCAAAACTGTATGTGATTCCAGTGTTCTATTAATGCATACCAGTAGCTACTCAAGAACTTCTGTACATGTACGTTCTCATGCATGTTCATAGTTCGACataaataaatttgaaaatcTTAGTATAGATTCTGTTTTTGGGTTCTTGACCCAAAGGACCAAAATAAGCTAAAAGTAACCCACTTACCCCaccaacagaattttttttccactacttcaatttaaagtaaaatgacaattttttcttcaacctaattaatgaattacattataccacacacacacacacacacacactctctctctctctctctctctctctctctctctctctctcatcctccCGATCTGCTCACACGCACACTCTCTCTTTCATACTCCCGATCTGCacacgcgcgcgcgcacactctctctctctctctctctttctctctctctctctctctctctctctctctctctctctctctccaacttGTTCACCACAGAGGATGACTTCCAGCGCTGACTAACTAGGACGATCTCACCGGTCATCCCTCCTCTCACTGTCACTtcgatctctctatctcttctctctctcaccaCCTATTTCAATGCGGCCTCGCCCTCACCGTTCGTCTCTTGCTCTGCTGACACACCTAATCGCACCGatccttcattttcttttcctacCATCGATTAGGTCCTCACAATCTTCATCTCGCTAGCCATccctcctctcactctcaactCGATCTCTCTATTACCACCGACTCCAACGCCGCCTCGTCCTCATTGCTTTACCGGCACACCTGATCACATCgatccttcttttcttctcccaaCACTGATTAAGTACTCGCAATCTTCTTCTCGCCGGCCATCCCTCTTCCTACTCTCACCTcgatctctctttctttcttctttctctcaccACCAACTTCGACGCTGGCTTGTCCTCACCACTCGTCTCCTACTCCGCCGACACACCTGATCGCACCTATCCTTCATTTTCTCCCACCGTCGATTAGGTCctctcaatcttcttcttcttaattcaATTTTCTTATTAGCAGGTGCAGAGCCACGTGGGGACCcagtgggtcccgtgccccactaacttttatatatttttttaaatttctgtaTTTTGATAATCAGAATAAGTAAAAGAGAGTTAGCTAGTATCACCACAAGCCAACTTGGTGCAGTGGCAAGGTGTGCATGAATTGTGCAATTTGTCCTAGGTTTGAATCACACATGTAGGAAgattaatttttcaatttttttttttgaaggacaTTAACACAATTTTTTCTTACAATTTTAAAGTTAAAACTAAATGATGTCTCCATAATGAAAAAATTGTCCAATATCTAGAAGCAATAAATTTTACTAATAAAATacgtaatttaaaaaaaatattaatcttaCCGTAATcttatttaatttttcattttttattaaatttttagtatatatttaaaatttaaaattttcttttaaatttctgagTGCCCCAGTTGATATGAAATTCAAGGTCCGCCACTGCTTATTAGTGCTCTTGTTTTGGAAAGATCATGTTTGGAAATGTATCCTTTCGAATCCGGTTGGATTTTTATTACTTTCTTTGATGTTGCATTCTAATTTACTAAGGAGAGATTAACTTAGTTCTAGAGAAATAATCAGCACTTGCTAAAGAAGCGATTTTTAGTAAGGGAGGAGCTTTATGAGTAATCTcaccttgtttttattttatttttggttaaaaTGCTCATTTGTTTGATTGCTTTGCTTTGATTTACAATCTGCTGCAAGATCGAGGAGTGAAGAGTATCGGTAGTTGTTTCGGCTTCCAGCTGAAGAAGTGAGTGAAagacatttttattttcagTGCTTCTGTTTTTATTGGAATTATTTTCGAGTTTCATATTTCAGGTCCGGGTTTGGGTCATCGCAaaggggtgtgtgtgtgtgtgtctgtgctTTCGCTTTGGTTTTGGTGTTGCTAGGTTTCATTTCCGAGCAAATGAAGCCATTGATAGTGTTTCTAGGGTTTATGCAGTAgcaattttgaattttagttAATGTACAATTGTTAATATGATACAATTTTTGTTGGATTTGTGTTAGTTGATGTAATAATGATGCTATTTCgactagaaagaaagaaaaaaatgttttattgtCTGTTAATAAAACacttatttgggggcaataaatgtttattgAGGGGTAATAAAACATTTTCCAACATTTATTGTCCCCAATAAAAAATTTCGAATTGATGTAATGTccttatcttcttcctcaatcaaagttttatttttctaattttagggaaATTAGTTCATCTTCCCCcaataaatgtttattgggtGTTTGATGAGCTTCTCCAATGACTAATGAGATCTCCGGCAACCTCTTTGAGGACCCTGGCaaagtttttattattattattatttttattttttttaaagaggatcaaaaggtttcactcctgcccccatggtaactcgaacccatgacttcgtacataggtagtggatGCTccaaccactgagctaacaccacttcgtagGACCCTGGCGAAGtttaataaacttttattgcccccaataaatttttttttttttttgggggggggagGCTATAAACCTCTCtggtgacctatgagatctctgtAGGGACCTCTGACTATCAATGATCAGATCCTAAGGTCCGGTGGCCTGGGACGGGACTCCTGCGAAGTCTCTTATGCCTTCTCTCTATGTTACAAAGGGGTGAGGGCAAAATAGTATcaaagaaactaaaaaaaaaacttaattgggtatcaGCCTATGAGGGGACAACTTattagagttatatattacggataagtgggaaaaaaaaaaataagtgagTGGTGTAAggagaaaaaaatccctagaattagggtaaatgatCAAAACCCCTCTTTTTTATTCCTTAAGATTAGGGAATCGGTCATCATATGTGGTTTTGAATCCAAGCAAATTACAGAACATAGTAGAAGCTTCTAGATTATGCGAAAAAGATTGTTTCTATGACCACCAATATTGTTTATGACTATGTATTTGATGTATCATGTCTAAATAAAGTCAATGGTTCAAAACGATCAAGGATCACATACTTTTGTATCATGGATAAAAGAATTCGTTTAAGAGAAGTATGAACTGCCAAGCTCAATCTTTATTAACTATGTTTTACATTTATTTAACTTTTTCCTATCAAAATAATCTTTTGATCATTTTACGTTTTTTCTATCAACCTAACCAGCTGCAGCAACTGCAAGAAGAATTGAGAAGTACGCTCACAATGGGATTCCAGGTCCGTACTCTCTGGGGTTCATTTGTTTCTAATGGTCTTCATTTATTAAACATGATTCTTAATTAAGAGTTATGTTGGGTCTGTAGTAAGTGGCTTTAGATGGTTTTATAATGCATTATGaagggaaaattctataatacttatatatctatatgtccTACACACATTTAcaaatgtgacaacaaatttgttgtcagagtaaTAAAGTAGGtcctattttgtgtaatcttagttctatcAATGATAATTACATCATCTACCACCTTGTTACAAGTTTTTAAACATATTCGTTGTCGTTGTTATAATTTTGGTTTAATTATATgcaaatagtgtaaatgaatatatatggtaactttgttctcaatattgtaattttgattcatataaattgtaatttttgtttaagtaGATGTAAAATGActgtatgataaacatcacagTACCATAGTTTGTCATATTATCAAGGGCCTACTTTGGTGCTGTAATATTGCTTTAACCTGTATTTCACATTTTTAAATGAAAATGGTATAATTGGTAAAGTGGATGGGATCATCAGGTGACGTTGGATTGGATTAATGTATAGTAGTATTAGCAAACAACCATGATATGCTCctttaagagcatctccaacagaatacttatttcaaaaaaaatttgaaatttaactagttttagactaagtttgatctccagcagactagctaaacaaaagctaaatttagctttagctaaaagacctagctatatttagctagagaggagagagaatttaactaaaagttaaatttaacttgagaTTTAGGTATTTGCTGGAGCATAACTCAATATTCAACTAGCTATATTCCAATTTTAGCTACTTTTAGCTAtcaagatagctatcactgTTGGAGGTGCTTAGGATTGATTAACCGATCAGCTATTTAGGATTGGAATGCAGGTTTTAATTTCAAAAACTGCTTGCTCTTTATTCTGTATGCGTAAATCAAAAAATACAAGGACAACTATTCAGACACTTCTATCATCCCTATTACCAAAGGTACCGTCGTATtataagaaagaagaacaaaacccCTCATCATTATTTTCAGTCATATCTCCTGAATTATTTATTGAATGAATATGATAATCAATCTGGATTGCGTGCGTGGAGTCAAGAGATCAATACTTCCAACGTGGAAGTGGCACAGCAAAGAGCTTCATGAGTCCATCCTTGCAATTGTAGCCATCTTTGTTACCACTAGCAAAGTAATAAGGCCTCCATTGATTCAGTTCAACCTTAAAGCCCTCACCATCTCCTCGGGTCTCACTCGCCAGTATCTTGGCTTTGCTGAAGTCACAAGTTATGTAGCTCCACAGGTTGGGGAGCAAGTACACGCTGTAACCTGAGTTGGTCTTGCTTGGAGGATCATACTTGAACACTGCACCATTTATACATATTAAGCAGAAAACAATTATCATTCATGTAAATGAAAGATTGATTGATTAGTTCGATCTCCTGCAATTTCTTGATAGAGGATAGGTTTTAGTGTTTAGTTTGTCTGACACTATCGAAGTTATTGTATTGCAGCGTAGACTGTTGTGATCTTAACTAACAGAAAATTTGATCATATACCCTAGGAAGCCAGAGAGATTCAgaccaacaaaagaaaaatagcaAGCTATATATGGAGATCAAATTTCTTCATAATTGGCATAAATCAAGTCGAAGGACTTTAAACAATTAATGAATCGGTACTAACCCAGTTCATCATTTATGTAAAAAGGACTGTTTTGGAGAGCCCAATCAGTGTAGTTGAAACCAAAACGCCAGCCTTCAGAACCGCCGACGACAATAGTTTTGGCCTCGCTCACTTCCAATAGAGAAGCAGTAGCTACAAGGAGAATGAACCCTAATTGTGCACTCCTAATCAAAGCCATATTTGTATCTCAAACTCAAACTATTATACTCCGAAAATTCAGTTATAACTATTCAATTGGCTAGCTAGAGAATTGGTGTGAGAGCTTAAGGTGTTACgaggtttatataggaaatGGAGATGACTATAGAATAGCTAGCCTCTTTCTTTTGGTTGGTGAAAAAATTGAAAACGTGAGGTTTTGTTCTCCAATGATTCAACCATGTTTTAGCAGATTCCAGAAAATGAATTTCCAGTTCCTGATTCTCATTTGGTAATTACTGAATTGCCAAAATTCCGATTATGTAATGGGAGGGTAGAAGAGTAAACTGAGCGGTTGACAAGGAAGTTGTCCTAGTGTATTAGACTATTAGAACTAGAATTCTCTGTAGTGGCTATGATTAGTGGCGCTTTAATTAAGTATTTAAAGGTCATCCAAGGACGTCTAAGTTCAGTTAACACGAGGATGCAAATTCAACGGCCAACGAACCAACGTAGGGACTCTCAGCTTTGTATGTTCAAACGTTAAAGCATtggtattctttttgttttcgcATCCTAAATATTTCAACATTTATGATGAACAAAGCCATGCCATATACAGAGGAAAATTGAGCAATACCAACTTTGTTATTGCCACAGTTAGTAATACAACGTGTAATTAACTATATGTGAGTATGCCATTAAAAGGATTAGTTTTaactatttcttttctttgatgaaGTACAGCCGCCATTCAAAATGGTTGTGTAGTCACATATAACACAAATGAGTGATATCTATCAACTCAAGAAAAGTCCGATGTTCTAGAATGGTTGGGTACGTAAAGCCCATATACATATTGTAGGTAAGGGTGGGTTCTAATGAAGATCTTTAAAATGAAGACTTTATGAGGACTTTATAATCAACGGTTGTAAGATCCACTTTTAAATCACATTTTAAGAAATCCACTGTTACGTGTTTAGATCTTCATGGGTAGATAATTTCTACaaaattttcaactaaattgaaagtcgttaagacattcacaatggtgatttatcatttataaacaattggacagatttggtttgttaattaatttaatctagtttgataccttgataattaccaatttagaagaaaaatatcatAAGTGATACACTCATGGACACCTAaatatctaacggttgatttgtcgagatgtgatcgaaaagtaagaaattttgaaaaatgaccttttttttttttgtgactaAGTTTATTTTTAACcttgtttttaatttagttCAAAAATGACTATATAAAAGTTCTCATTTGAAATGTTCtcagagcaagtccacccgtttgGTCACTTACGATTcacttttttttatgtttatttccaccCTTTAGGTCACGAGCACAGTTTCCAAACTGACCCGGGTTACTCTGGGTCAATTTCATGACCTGCAAACTTATCCGATGACCCAAGTCGGTTTGGaaactgtgcccgtgacccagaAGGTAGAAATAATCACTAAAAAGAAGTGAATAATCACCGACCCAGTCACCCAATAGGTGAACTTGCTCTGATTAGAGCCTCTCTTGTATAGTCAATATATGTATTAGTTTTAatggactgtgagggacaaatgcatctcaaccacatgtaattaaatataaaagcagaaattctaacaacttaaaactgtgcatttattttcagtcgTCAGattcatttgtccctcacagtccctttaAAACTGCCCTTAGCTAAGCAGACCTTCATGTAGTAGAATTTTAAACCTCTCTTCCTGGCTTGCCTCTCTTAGCCTAAACCTCTCTTTCCACCTTCGCCTCTATGAAATTCCGAAGCGAGCCCGAATGGCCGGACAACCTGGAGGTACTCGTACTCGCCGTCCCCCACGACCTAGAAAACCAAGTTACTCATGTTCCGAAACGACGACGTCGATTGGGTCCGAACCGATGGCCGTTAATTCCACCAATGCAGACCTGTATGTAAGCCAATGTGGGCTAGGGAGAGAGAAATAGCACGCATTTTTGGTTGATAATGGTGATCAACCTTCCTTGATTGATAGACTTCCGATGCATATTTATAAGCTGTCGATGTTTGAAATAGGTGTTCCTAGCTTAAATTGGCTCTTCATGTTTATGAGCTGTTTACAAAAATTGTGGTCATGGACCTTGTTGATGTTGCCTTGTTCCTTCTAATCA
This portion of the Rosa chinensis cultivar Old Blush chromosome 1, RchiOBHm-V2, whole genome shotgun sequence genome encodes:
- the LOC112181897 gene encoding uncharacterized protein LOC112181897 — encoded protein: MALIRSAQLGFILLVATASLLEVSEAKTIVVGGSEGWRFGFNYTDWALQNSPFYINDELVFKYDPPSKTNSGYSVYLLPNLWSYITCDFSKAKILASETRGDGEGFKVELNQWRPYYFASGNKDGYNCKDGLMKLFAVPLPRWKY